Proteins encoded in a region of the Tripterygium wilfordii isolate XIE 37 chromosome 21, ASM1340144v1, whole genome shotgun sequence genome:
- the LOC119989503 gene encoding cold shock domain-containing protein 4-like isoform X2, which translates to MNPKTSFFLFAFLLIAASLSFAIRPDFTAQIEQSPKGSKPSNQKNKGGGNGGGFGGFFGPGSGFSIPGFGSGSGIIGGGYGGGFGGPSGGSSGSGVIRPSIVCREKGPCYKKKLICPAKCFTSYSRSGKGYGGGGGGGGCTVDCKKRCTAYC; encoded by the exons ATGAACCCTAAAACCAGTTTCTTTCTCTTTGCCTTCTTGCTGATTGCAGCTTCACTTTCCTTTGCAATCCGACCTGACTTCACTGCCCAGATCGAGCAATCACCCAAAGGCAGCAAACCCAGTAACCAAAAGAACAAAGGTGGTGGAAATGGAGGTGGGTTTGGCGGGTTCTTTGGACCCGGATCCGGGTTTAGCATACCTGGGTTTGGAAGTGGAAGTGGTATTATAGGCGGCGGGTATGGAGGCGGGTTCGGAGGTCCGAGTGGAGGTTCCTCTGGAAGTggtg ttataaGGCCTAGTATTGTTTGTAGGGAGAAGGGTCCGTGTTACAAGAAGAAGCTGATCTGTCCGGCTAAGTGTTTCACCTCCTATAGCAGGTCAGGGAAAGGGTACGGAGGCGGTGGTGGAGGCGGTGGTTGCACCGTTGACTGCAAGAAGAGATGCACTGCTTATTGTTAG
- the LOC119989829 gene encoding PAP-specific phosphatase HAL2-like: protein MPLYCSSVGTKIPHILGGRRRYTGNHVESNFSCFFLASKTLKNSHHIVSVSKLNQNWVSSIMEEQKSIGLSASLDSDKYSKELDIAVRAVQMACSLCQKVQDGLISKTQSQVQSKTDNSPVTIADWGVQATVSWILSEALGSINVSIVAEEDVQTLSKANSAGLLEAVVRTVNECLAEAPRFGLKGPSSVLGTSEVLEAISRCNSNGGPNGRFWALDPVDGTLGFVRGDQYAVALALIEDGEPVIGVLGCPNYPLRKEWLSYHHRYHRIISKLMPPTSESWDKGCVIYAKKGSGEAWMQPLLHKSEVLVWPNAARPVQVSSIDNPALATFCEPVEKANSSHSFTAGLAHSVGVRKQPLRLYSMVKYAAIARGDAEIFMKFARSGYKEKIWDHAAGVVIIQEAGGVVTDAGGRPLDFSKGIYIEGLDRGIIASAGAKLHDKIIKAVDASWGSSCL from the exons ATGCCTTTATATTGCTCAAGTGTGGGCACCAAAATCCCACACATTCTTGGGGGAAGAAGGAGATACACAGGCAACCATGTAGAGAGTAATTTCTCATGCTTCTTTCTTGCTAGTAAAACCCTTAAAAATTCCCACCACATTGTTTCTGTATCCAAGTTGAACCAAAATTGGGTTTCCTCAATAATGGAAGAGCAGAAAAGTATAGGTCTTTCCGCTTCATTAGACTCAGACAAGTACTCCAAAGAATTGGATATTGCTGTCAGGGCAGTTCAGATGGCATGCTCTCTTTGCCAGAAAGTTCAAGACGGTTTGATTTCCAAGACCCAGAGTCAGGTTCAGTCCAAGACTGACAATTCCCCTGTCACCATTGCAG ATTGGGGAGTCCAGGCAACTGTCAGTTGGATACTGTCTGAGGCCTTAGGGAGTATAAATGTATCCATTGTTGCTGAGGAAGACGTTCAAACTCTTTCTAAGGCTAATTCAGCAGGCCTGTTAGAAGCTGTAGTTCGAACTGTGAATGAGTGTCTCGCCGAAGCACCACGTTTTGGACTTAAAGGTCCATCATCAGTCCTTGGGACCTCAGAGGTTCTTGAGGCCATCAGCCGCTGCAACTCAAATGGGGGGCCAAATGGAAGATTTTGGGCTCTTGACCCTGTTGATGGTACTTTGGGTTTTGTACGTGGAGACCAATATGCTGTTGCTTTAGCATTAATAGAAGATGGAGAGCCTGTGATTGGAGTTCTTGGTTGCCCTAATTACCCACTGAGGAAGGAATGGCTAAGCTACCATCATCGCTACCATAGAATTATCTCTAAGTTAATGCCACCAACATCTGAGTCTTGGGACAAAGGTTGTGTGATTTATGCGAAGAAAGGTAGTGGAGAGGCTTGGATGCAGCCTTTATTGCATAAAAGTGAAGTGCTGGTATGGCCGAATGCTGCAAGGCCTGTCCAAGTTTCCTCCATTGATAATCCGGCTTTGGCAACCTTTTGTGAGCCCGTTGAGAAGGCAAATTCAAGTCACTCCTTCACAGCAGGACTAGCTCACAGTGTTGGGGTTAG GAAGCAACCGTTACGGCTGTACAGCATGGTGAAGTATGCAGCCATAGCCCGTGGGGACGCTGAAATCTTTATGAAGTTTGCTAGGTCTGGCTACAAGGAAAAAATATGGGATCATGCAGCTGGTGTTGTTATCATACAAGAAGCTGGCGGTGTAGTAACCGACGCTGGAGGGCGTCCACTAGACTTCTCGAAAGGTATATACATAGAAGGTCTTGATCGAGGTATAATTGCTTCTGCTGGAGCCAAATTACATGACAAGATTATCAAGGCTGTAGATGCTAGCTGGGGTTCCTCTTGTTTATAA
- the LOC119989503 gene encoding cold shock domain-containing protein 4-like isoform X1, which produces MNPKTSFFLFAFLLIAASLSFAIRPDFTAQIEQSPKGSKPSNQKNKGGGNGGGFGGFFGPGSGFSIPGFGSGSGIIGGGYGGGFGGPSGGSSGSGVIRPSIVCREKGPCYKKKLICPAKCFTSYSRSGKGYGGGGGGGGCTVDCKKRCTAYC; this is translated from the exons ATGAACCCTAAAACCAGTTTCTTTCTCTTTGCCTTCTTGCTGATTGCAGCTTCACTTTCCTTTGCAATCCGACCTGACTTCACTGCCCAGATCGAGCAATCACCCAAAGGCAGCAAACCCAGTAACCAAAAGAACAAAGGTGGTGGAAATGGAGGTGGGTTTGGCGGGTTCTTTGGACCCGGATCCGGGTTTAGCATACCTGGGTTTGGAAGTGGAAGTGGTATTATAGGCGGCGGGTATGGAGGCGGGTTCGGAGGTCCGAGTGGAGGTTCCTCTGGAAGTggtgtta taaGGCCTAGTATTGTTTGTAGGGAGAAGGGTCCGTGTTACAAGAAGAAGCTGATCTGTCCGGCTAAGTGTTTCACCTCCTATAGCAGGTCAGGGAAAGGGTACGGAGGCGGTGGTGGAGGCGGTGGTTGCACCGTTGACTGCAAGAAGAGATGCACTGCTTATTGTTAG